The following are encoded together in the Carassius auratus strain Wakin chromosome 34, ASM336829v1, whole genome shotgun sequence genome:
- the LOC113052992 gene encoding R3H domain-containing protein 1-like isoform X7, with amino-acid sequence MRMSDSETMNGSSADEGQLHTSQSQPHEENCSADRTEAQRQTPGPGAKRPKSNTKVKLVRSLAICEDPCPSTITTQLPQDQQDGDHIKVSQTFDKEELPLAADEDDADRSANKMEKTPRKMLSRDSSQEYKDSTGIDLHGFLVNTLKNIPRDRVMLLQLEQDILDFISNNESQRRKFPPMTSYHRMLLHRVAAYFGLEHNVDQTGKCVIINRTSSTRIPDQKFSEHIKDVKMDELQKRFILKRDNSSTDRDDSVMRMKLKEDRRSKSIEEREEEYQRARERIFSDGLDTFPLDKRIQEDEVCNSIQQRRQIFRLKDSRSGNSLQSSSENDGQCSEPRPWSSTDSDSSNLSLKPSVTKASSFSSFSGVPVLSRGDSSSSSKSTGRLSNTGSDSCSSVGSSTGSLSRPQPPPAAAALRQPPAFSSVSASSRVSYEPPASTASASYYLLPLEAAGIPAGSLLVNTHTGQPFLNPDGSAVVYSPSVTSQASRCQSSVAPPPAAQHTNHVMAQQDSLSAQFGHMMLVQQASGDGRDAHAVVYPPPHQTGYVMSSPAVSTVSQQQQQQQMPACYCSPGQFPVSGQQYRPVGSVVYSGQSQMPPAATQPPGYQTVMPSQQQSHQNMIQTQTQHSSVGHQLQGMMVQYPPAPAYQASVPQQTYQQPVQVYYSILPPNQQNTGSSSVGLLSPPGAQQMSYHRTSPPSGSQHCSGAPPPAAGSMVMMHLALPPSHPALQWKHNRCYSSSHSRSQKPSDVCGLEPSPSSPQLGSSSSPTQSHTQTHLSNVMNIRPSLNTVPIMPHFSRSLVSAQGDLRCPLLGHTLQIHPPLLQAPPMVSSQAPTGVRPVGRGRRTPRRALSSDLS; translated from the exons ATGAGGATGTCTGATTCTGAGACTATGAACGGCTCGAGCGCAGATGAAGGCCAGCTCCACACGTCACAGAGCCAGCCGCACGAGGAGAACTGCAGCGCTGACCGGACTGAGGCGCAG CGGCAGACACCTGGACCAGGTGCTAAAAGACCCAAG TCGAACACAAAGGTAAAGTTAGTTCGGAGCCTGGCCATTTGTGAAGATCCCTGTCCTTCCACGATTACCACACAACTGCCTCAGGATCAGCAG GATGGAGATCATATTAAAGTCTCGCAGACGTTTGACAAAGAAGAATTGCCTCTTGCTGCAGACGAGGATGATGCAGACAGAAGTGCCAACAAGATGGAGAAAACACCACGCAAGATGCTGTCCAGAG ATTCCAGTCAGGAATACAAGGACTCCACGGGGATCGACCTGCACGGGTTCCTGGTGAACACGCTGAAGAACATTCCCAG GGACAGAGTGATGCTGCTGCAGCTGGAGCAGGACATCCTCGACTTCATCAGTAATAATGA GAGTCAGAGGAGGAAGTTTCCGCCCATGACCTCCTATCACCGGATGCTCCTGCACCGAGTCGCTGCTTACTTCGGCTTAGAACACAACGTGGACCAGACCGGCAAATGTGTGATCATCAACAGAACCAGCAGTACACGGAT ACCAGATCAGAAGTTTTCAGAACACATCAAAGACGTCAAGATGGATGAACTCCAGAAGCGCTTCATCTTAAAAAGGGACAACTCCAGCACAGACAGAGACGACAGTGTG ATGCGCATGAAGCTGAAGGAGGACAGGAGGAGCAAGTCCATCGAGGAGCGAGAGGAGGAGTATCAGAGAGCCAGAGAGAGGATCTTCTCTGAT GGTTTAGACACCTTCCCGCTGGATAAAAG GATTCAGGAGGACGAGGTGTGTAACAGCATCCAGCAGAGACGGCAGATCTTCAG GCTGAAGGACAGTCGGTCAGGGAACAGCCTCCAGAGCAGCTCGGAGAACGATGGTCAGTGTTCAGAGCCGCGGCCGTGGAGCAGCACTGATTCAGACAGCTCTAACCTCAGCCTGAAGCCCAGCGTGACCAAAGCCAGCAGCTTCAGCAGCTTCAGCGGCGTCCCGGTCCTGAGCCGTGGAGACAGCTCCAGCAGCAGCAAGAGCACGGGACGCCTCTCCAACACCG GTTCGGACTCTTGTAGTAGTGTAGGATCGTCCACAGGGTCGCTCTCTCGACCCCAGCCTCCTCCAGCTGCCGCGGCTCTAAGGCAGCCTCCGGCCTTCTCCTCTGTCAGCGCTAGCAGCCGTGTCTCCTATGAGCCGCCAGCATCCACGGCTAGCGCTAGCTACTATCTGCTTCCGCTGGAAGCTGCAGGGATACCGGCCGGAAGTCTCCtggtcaacacacacacag GTCAGCCGTTCCTGAACCCTGACGGCAGTGCTGTCGTCTACAGTCCCAGCGTGACCTCACAGGCCTCCAGGTGTCAATCATCTGTAGCTCCGCCTCCAGCCGCTCAGCACACCAATCACGTCATGGCTCAG CAGGACAGTCTGAGCGCTCAGTTCGGTCACATGATGCTGGTCCAGCAGGCCTCGGGTGACGGCCGTGACGCTCATGCTGTCGTTTATCCACCTCCGCATCAGACGGGATACGTGATGTCCTCGCCAGCCGTGTCCACCGTcagccagcagcagcagcagcag CAGATGCCGGCGTGTTACTGTTCACCCGGACAGTTCCCGGTGTCTGGACAGCAGTATCGGCCCGTGGGTTCAGTGGTGTACAGCGGTCAGAGTCAGATGCCTCCTGCAGCCACGCAGCCGCCAG gGTACCAGACTGTGATGCCAAGCCAGCAGCAGAGCCACCAGAACATGATCCAGACCCAGACCCAGCACAGCAGTGTGGGGCATCAGCTGCAAGGCATGATGGTCCAGTATCCTCCAGCGCCAGCTTATCAG gcgtcTGTGCCTCAGCAGACGTATCAGCAGCCCGTCCAGGTGTATTACAGCATCCTTCCTCCCAACCAGCAGAACACcggcag ctcctCCGTGGGGCTCCTGTCTCCTCCAGGAGCGCAGCAGATGTCCTACCACCGCACCTCGCCCCCCTCCGGCTCGCAACACTGCTCAG gAGCTCCGCCCCCGGCCGCAGGCTCCATGGTGATGATGCACCTGGCGTTACCTCCGTCTCATCCAGcgctgcagtggaaacacaacaGATGCTACAGCTCCAGTCACTCTCGCTCACAGAAGCCCAGCGATGTCTGCGGTCTGGAGCCGTCACCA AGCAGTCCTCAGCTGGGAAGCTCGTCCTCACCGACtcagtctcacacacagacacacctcaGCAACGTAATGAACATCCGTCCCAGTCTCAACACTGTTCCCATCATGCCTCACTTCTCCAGATCCTTGGTGTCAGCACAAG GTGACCTGCGCTGCCCTCTGCTGGGACACACGCTTCAGATCCACCCCCCCTTACTTCAAGCCCCGCCCATGGTGTCCAGTCAG gctccGACGGGGGTCCGGCCCGTGGGTCGAGGCAGGAGGACTCCGAGGAGAGCGCTGTCTTCAGATCTCAGT TGA
- the LOC113052992 gene encoding R3H domain-containing protein 1-like isoform X6 yields the protein MRMSDSETMNGSSADEGQLHTSQSQPHEENCSADRTEAQSNTKVKLVRSLAICEDPCPSTITTQLPQDQQDGDHIKVSQTFDKEELPLAADEDDADRSANKMEKTPRKMLSRDSSQEYKDSTGIDLHGFLVNTLKNIPRDRVMLLQLEQDILDFISNNESQRRKFPPMTSYHRMLLHRVAAYFGLEHNVDQTGKCVIINRTSSTRIPDQKFSEHIKDVKMDELQKRFILKRDNSSTDRDDSVMRMKLKEDRRSKSIEEREEEYQRARERIFSDGLDTFPLDKRIQEDEVCNSIQQRRQIFRLKDSRSGNSLQSSSENDGQCSEPRPWSSTDSDSSNLSLKPSVTKASSFSSFSGVPVLSRGDSSSSSKSTGRLSNTGSDSCSSVGSSTGSLSRPQPPPAAAALRQPPAFSSVSASSRVSYEPPASTASASYYLLPLEAAGIPAGSLLVNTHTGQPFLNPDGSAVVYSPSVTSQASRCQSSVAPPPAAQHTNHVMAQPLWSVQPPPQSYPPVQPFTLQDSLSAQFGHMMLVQQASGDGRDAHAVVYPPPHQTGYVMSSPAVSTVSQQQQQQQMPACYCSPGQFPVSGQQYRPVGSVVYSGQSQMPPAATQPPGYQTVMPSQQQSHQNMIQTQTQHSSVGHQLQGMMVQYPPAPAYQASVPQQTYQQPVQVYYSILPPNQQNTGSSSVGLLSPPGAQQMSYHRTSPPSGSQHCSGAPPPAAGSMVMMHLALPPSHPALQWKHNRCYSSSHSRSQKPSDVCGLEPSPSSPQLGSSSSPTQSHTQTHLSNVMNIRPSLNTVPIMPHFSRSLVSAQGDLRCPLLGHTLQIHPPLLQAPPMVSSQAPTGVRPVGRGRRTPRRALSSDLS from the exons ATGAGGATGTCTGATTCTGAGACTATGAACGGCTCGAGCGCAGATGAAGGCCAGCTCCACACGTCACAGAGCCAGCCGCACGAGGAGAACTGCAGCGCTGACCGGACTGAGGCGCAG TCGAACACAAAGGTAAAGTTAGTTCGGAGCCTGGCCATTTGTGAAGATCCCTGTCCTTCCACGATTACCACACAACTGCCTCAGGATCAGCAG GATGGAGATCATATTAAAGTCTCGCAGACGTTTGACAAAGAAGAATTGCCTCTTGCTGCAGACGAGGATGATGCAGACAGAAGTGCCAACAAGATGGAGAAAACACCACGCAAGATGCTGTCCAGAG ATTCCAGTCAGGAATACAAGGACTCCACGGGGATCGACCTGCACGGGTTCCTGGTGAACACGCTGAAGAACATTCCCAG GGACAGAGTGATGCTGCTGCAGCTGGAGCAGGACATCCTCGACTTCATCAGTAATAATGA GAGTCAGAGGAGGAAGTTTCCGCCCATGACCTCCTATCACCGGATGCTCCTGCACCGAGTCGCTGCTTACTTCGGCTTAGAACACAACGTGGACCAGACCGGCAAATGTGTGATCATCAACAGAACCAGCAGTACACGGAT ACCAGATCAGAAGTTTTCAGAACACATCAAAGACGTCAAGATGGATGAACTCCAGAAGCGCTTCATCTTAAAAAGGGACAACTCCAGCACAGACAGAGACGACAGTGTG ATGCGCATGAAGCTGAAGGAGGACAGGAGGAGCAAGTCCATCGAGGAGCGAGAGGAGGAGTATCAGAGAGCCAGAGAGAGGATCTTCTCTGAT GGTTTAGACACCTTCCCGCTGGATAAAAG GATTCAGGAGGACGAGGTGTGTAACAGCATCCAGCAGAGACGGCAGATCTTCAG GCTGAAGGACAGTCGGTCAGGGAACAGCCTCCAGAGCAGCTCGGAGAACGATGGTCAGTGTTCAGAGCCGCGGCCGTGGAGCAGCACTGATTCAGACAGCTCTAACCTCAGCCTGAAGCCCAGCGTGACCAAAGCCAGCAGCTTCAGCAGCTTCAGCGGCGTCCCGGTCCTGAGCCGTGGAGACAGCTCCAGCAGCAGCAAGAGCACGGGACGCCTCTCCAACACCG GTTCGGACTCTTGTAGTAGTGTAGGATCGTCCACAGGGTCGCTCTCTCGACCCCAGCCTCCTCCAGCTGCCGCGGCTCTAAGGCAGCCTCCGGCCTTCTCCTCTGTCAGCGCTAGCAGCCGTGTCTCCTATGAGCCGCCAGCATCCACGGCTAGCGCTAGCTACTATCTGCTTCCGCTGGAAGCTGCAGGGATACCGGCCGGAAGTCTCCtggtcaacacacacacag GTCAGCCGTTCCTGAACCCTGACGGCAGTGCTGTCGTCTACAGTCCCAGCGTGACCTCACAGGCCTCCAGGTGTCAATCATCTGTAGCTCCGCCTCCAGCCGCTCAGCACACCAATCACGTCATGGCTCAG CCTCTCTGGTCTGTCCAGCCACCGCCACAGTCTTACCCACCGGTCCAGCCCTTCACTCTG CAGGACAGTCTGAGCGCTCAGTTCGGTCACATGATGCTGGTCCAGCAGGCCTCGGGTGACGGCCGTGACGCTCATGCTGTCGTTTATCCACCTCCGCATCAGACGGGATACGTGATGTCCTCGCCAGCCGTGTCCACCGTcagccagcagcagcagcagcag CAGATGCCGGCGTGTTACTGTTCACCCGGACAGTTCCCGGTGTCTGGACAGCAGTATCGGCCCGTGGGTTCAGTGGTGTACAGCGGTCAGAGTCAGATGCCTCCTGCAGCCACGCAGCCGCCAG gGTACCAGACTGTGATGCCAAGCCAGCAGCAGAGCCACCAGAACATGATCCAGACCCAGACCCAGCACAGCAGTGTGGGGCATCAGCTGCAAGGCATGATGGTCCAGTATCCTCCAGCGCCAGCTTATCAG gcgtcTGTGCCTCAGCAGACGTATCAGCAGCCCGTCCAGGTGTATTACAGCATCCTTCCTCCCAACCAGCAGAACACcggcag ctcctCCGTGGGGCTCCTGTCTCCTCCAGGAGCGCAGCAGATGTCCTACCACCGCACCTCGCCCCCCTCCGGCTCGCAACACTGCTCAG gAGCTCCGCCCCCGGCCGCAGGCTCCATGGTGATGATGCACCTGGCGTTACCTCCGTCTCATCCAGcgctgcagtggaaacacaacaGATGCTACAGCTCCAGTCACTCTCGCTCACAGAAGCCCAGCGATGTCTGCGGTCTGGAGCCGTCACCA AGCAGTCCTCAGCTGGGAAGCTCGTCCTCACCGACtcagtctcacacacagacacacctcaGCAACGTAATGAACATCCGTCCCAGTCTCAACACTGTTCCCATCATGCCTCACTTCTCCAGATCCTTGGTGTCAGCACAAG GTGACCTGCGCTGCCCTCTGCTGGGACACACGCTTCAGATCCACCCCCCCTTACTTCAAGCCCCGCCCATGGTGTCCAGTCAG gctccGACGGGGGTCCGGCCCGTGGGTCGAGGCAGGAGGACTCCGAGGAGAGCGCTGTCTTCAGATCTCAGT TGA
- the LOC113052992 gene encoding R3H domain-containing protein 1-like isoform X2: protein MRMSDSETMNGSSADEGQLHTSQSQPHEENCSADRTEAQRQTPGPGAKRPKSNTKVKLVRSLAICEDPCPSTITTQLPQDQQDGDHIKVSQTFDKEELPLAADEDDADRSANKMEKTPRKMLSRDSSQEYKDSTGIDLHGFLVNTLKNIPRDRVMLLQLEQDILDFISNNESQRRKFPPMTSYHRMLLHRVAAYFGLEHNVDQTGKCVIINRTSSTRIPDQKFSEHIKDVKMDELQKRFILKRDNSSTDRDDSVMRMKLKEDRRSKSIEEREEEYQRARERIFSDGLDTFPLDKRIQEDEVCNSIQQRRQIFRLKDSRSGNSLQSSSENDGQCSEPRPWSSTDSDSSNLSLKPSVTKASSFSSFSGVPVLSRGDSSSSSKSTGRLSNTGSDSCSSVGSSTGSLSRPQPPPAAAALRQPPAFSSVSASSRVSYEPPASTASASYYLLPLEAAGIPAGSLLVNTHTGQPFLNPDGSAVVYSPSVTSQASRCQSSVAPPPAAQHTNHVMAQPLWSVQPPPQSYPPVQPFTLQDSLSAQFGHMMLVQQASGDGRDAHAVVYPPPHQTGYVMSSPAVSTVSQQQQQQMPACYCSPGQFPVSGQQYRPVGSVVYSGQSQMPPAATQPPGYQTVMPSQQQSHQNMIQTQTQHSSVGHQLQGMMVQYPPAPAYQASVPQQTYQQPVQVYYSILPPNQQNTGSSSVGLLSPPGAQQMSYHRTSPPSGSQHCSGAPPPAAGSMVMMHLALPPSHPALQWKHNRCYSSSHSRSQKPSDVCGLEPSPSSPQLGSSSSPTQSHTQTHLSNVMNIRPSLNTVPIMPHFSRSLVSAQGDLRCPLLGHTLQIHPPLLQAPPMVSSQAPTGVRPVGRGRRTPRRALSSDLS from the exons ATGAGGATGTCTGATTCTGAGACTATGAACGGCTCGAGCGCAGATGAAGGCCAGCTCCACACGTCACAGAGCCAGCCGCACGAGGAGAACTGCAGCGCTGACCGGACTGAGGCGCAG CGGCAGACACCTGGACCAGGTGCTAAAAGACCCAAG TCGAACACAAAGGTAAAGTTAGTTCGGAGCCTGGCCATTTGTGAAGATCCCTGTCCTTCCACGATTACCACACAACTGCCTCAGGATCAGCAG GATGGAGATCATATTAAAGTCTCGCAGACGTTTGACAAAGAAGAATTGCCTCTTGCTGCAGACGAGGATGATGCAGACAGAAGTGCCAACAAGATGGAGAAAACACCACGCAAGATGCTGTCCAGAG ATTCCAGTCAGGAATACAAGGACTCCACGGGGATCGACCTGCACGGGTTCCTGGTGAACACGCTGAAGAACATTCCCAG GGACAGAGTGATGCTGCTGCAGCTGGAGCAGGACATCCTCGACTTCATCAGTAATAATGA GAGTCAGAGGAGGAAGTTTCCGCCCATGACCTCCTATCACCGGATGCTCCTGCACCGAGTCGCTGCTTACTTCGGCTTAGAACACAACGTGGACCAGACCGGCAAATGTGTGATCATCAACAGAACCAGCAGTACACGGAT ACCAGATCAGAAGTTTTCAGAACACATCAAAGACGTCAAGATGGATGAACTCCAGAAGCGCTTCATCTTAAAAAGGGACAACTCCAGCACAGACAGAGACGACAGTGTG ATGCGCATGAAGCTGAAGGAGGACAGGAGGAGCAAGTCCATCGAGGAGCGAGAGGAGGAGTATCAGAGAGCCAGAGAGAGGATCTTCTCTGAT GGTTTAGACACCTTCCCGCTGGATAAAAG GATTCAGGAGGACGAGGTGTGTAACAGCATCCAGCAGAGACGGCAGATCTTCAG GCTGAAGGACAGTCGGTCAGGGAACAGCCTCCAGAGCAGCTCGGAGAACGATGGTCAGTGTTCAGAGCCGCGGCCGTGGAGCAGCACTGATTCAGACAGCTCTAACCTCAGCCTGAAGCCCAGCGTGACCAAAGCCAGCAGCTTCAGCAGCTTCAGCGGCGTCCCGGTCCTGAGCCGTGGAGACAGCTCCAGCAGCAGCAAGAGCACGGGACGCCTCTCCAACACCG GTTCGGACTCTTGTAGTAGTGTAGGATCGTCCACAGGGTCGCTCTCTCGACCCCAGCCTCCTCCAGCTGCCGCGGCTCTAAGGCAGCCTCCGGCCTTCTCCTCTGTCAGCGCTAGCAGCCGTGTCTCCTATGAGCCGCCAGCATCCACGGCTAGCGCTAGCTACTATCTGCTTCCGCTGGAAGCTGCAGGGATACCGGCCGGAAGTCTCCtggtcaacacacacacag GTCAGCCGTTCCTGAACCCTGACGGCAGTGCTGTCGTCTACAGTCCCAGCGTGACCTCACAGGCCTCCAGGTGTCAATCATCTGTAGCTCCGCCTCCAGCCGCTCAGCACACCAATCACGTCATGGCTCAG CCTCTCTGGTCTGTCCAGCCACCGCCACAGTCTTACCCACCGGTCCAGCCCTTCACTCTG CAGGACAGTCTGAGCGCTCAGTTCGGTCACATGATGCTGGTCCAGCAGGCCTCGGGTGACGGCCGTGACGCTCATGCTGTCGTTTATCCACCTCCGCATCAGACGGGATACGTGATGTCCTCGCCAGCCGTGTCCACCGTcagccagcagcagcagcagcag ATGCCGGCGTGTTACTGTTCACCCGGACAGTTCCCGGTGTCTGGACAGCAGTATCGGCCCGTGGGTTCAGTGGTGTACAGCGGTCAGAGTCAGATGCCTCCTGCAGCCACGCAGCCGCCAG gGTACCAGACTGTGATGCCAAGCCAGCAGCAGAGCCACCAGAACATGATCCAGACCCAGACCCAGCACAGCAGTGTGGGGCATCAGCTGCAAGGCATGATGGTCCAGTATCCTCCAGCGCCAGCTTATCAG gcgtcTGTGCCTCAGCAGACGTATCAGCAGCCCGTCCAGGTGTATTACAGCATCCTTCCTCCCAACCAGCAGAACACcggcag ctcctCCGTGGGGCTCCTGTCTCCTCCAGGAGCGCAGCAGATGTCCTACCACCGCACCTCGCCCCCCTCCGGCTCGCAACACTGCTCAG gAGCTCCGCCCCCGGCCGCAGGCTCCATGGTGATGATGCACCTGGCGTTACCTCCGTCTCATCCAGcgctgcagtggaaacacaacaGATGCTACAGCTCCAGTCACTCTCGCTCACAGAAGCCCAGCGATGTCTGCGGTCTGGAGCCGTCACCA AGCAGTCCTCAGCTGGGAAGCTCGTCCTCACCGACtcagtctcacacacagacacacctcaGCAACGTAATGAACATCCGTCCCAGTCTCAACACTGTTCCCATCATGCCTCACTTCTCCAGATCCTTGGTGTCAGCACAAG GTGACCTGCGCTGCCCTCTGCTGGGACACACGCTTCAGATCCACCCCCCCTTACTTCAAGCCCCGCCCATGGTGTCCAGTCAG gctccGACGGGGGTCCGGCCCGTGGGTCGAGGCAGGAGGACTCCGAGGAGAGCGCTGTCTTCAGATCTCAGT TGA
- the LOC113052992 gene encoding R3H domain-containing protein 1-like isoform X3, giving the protein MRMSDSETMNGSSADEGQLHTSQSQPHEENCSADRTEAQRQTPGPGAKRPKSNTKVKLVRSLAICEDPCPSTITTQLPQDQQDGDHIKVSQTFDKEELPLAADEDDADRSANKMEKTPRKMLSRDSSQEYKDSTGIDLHGFLVNTLKNIPRDRVMLLQLEQDILDFISNNESQRRKFPPMTSYHRMLLHRVAAYFGLEHNVDQTGKCVIINRTSSTRIPDQKFSEHIKDVKMDELQKRFILKRDNSSTDRDDSVMRMKLKEDRRSKSIEEREEEYQRARERIFSDGLDTFPLDKRIQEDEVCNSIQQRRQIFRLKDSRSGNSLQSSSENDGQCSEPRPWSSTDSDSSNLSLKPSVTKASSFSSFSGVPVLSRGDSSSSSKSTGRLSNTGSDSCSSVGSSTGSLSRPQPPPAAAALRQPPAFSSVSASSRVSYEPPASTASASYYLLPLEAAGIPAGSLLVNTHTGQPFLNPDGSAVVYSPSVTSQASRCQSSVAPPPAAQHTNHVMAQPLWSVQPPPQSYPPVQPFTLDSLSAQFGHMMLVQQASGDGRDAHAVVYPPPHQTGYVMSSPAVSTVSQQQQQQQMPACYCSPGQFPVSGQQYRPVGSVVYSGQSQMPPAATQPPGYQTVMPSQQQSHQNMIQTQTQHSSVGHQLQGMMVQYPPAPAYQASVPQQTYQQPVQVYYSILPPNQQNTGSSSVGLLSPPGAQQMSYHRTSPPSGSQHCSGAPPPAAGSMVMMHLALPPSHPALQWKHNRCYSSSHSRSQKPSDVCGLEPSPSSPQLGSSSSPTQSHTQTHLSNVMNIRPSLNTVPIMPHFSRSLVSAQGDLRCPLLGHTLQIHPPLLQAPPMVSSQAPTGVRPVGRGRRTPRRALSSDLS; this is encoded by the exons ATGAGGATGTCTGATTCTGAGACTATGAACGGCTCGAGCGCAGATGAAGGCCAGCTCCACACGTCACAGAGCCAGCCGCACGAGGAGAACTGCAGCGCTGACCGGACTGAGGCGCAG CGGCAGACACCTGGACCAGGTGCTAAAAGACCCAAG TCGAACACAAAGGTAAAGTTAGTTCGGAGCCTGGCCATTTGTGAAGATCCCTGTCCTTCCACGATTACCACACAACTGCCTCAGGATCAGCAG GATGGAGATCATATTAAAGTCTCGCAGACGTTTGACAAAGAAGAATTGCCTCTTGCTGCAGACGAGGATGATGCAGACAGAAGTGCCAACAAGATGGAGAAAACACCACGCAAGATGCTGTCCAGAG ATTCCAGTCAGGAATACAAGGACTCCACGGGGATCGACCTGCACGGGTTCCTGGTGAACACGCTGAAGAACATTCCCAG GGACAGAGTGATGCTGCTGCAGCTGGAGCAGGACATCCTCGACTTCATCAGTAATAATGA GAGTCAGAGGAGGAAGTTTCCGCCCATGACCTCCTATCACCGGATGCTCCTGCACCGAGTCGCTGCTTACTTCGGCTTAGAACACAACGTGGACCAGACCGGCAAATGTGTGATCATCAACAGAACCAGCAGTACACGGAT ACCAGATCAGAAGTTTTCAGAACACATCAAAGACGTCAAGATGGATGAACTCCAGAAGCGCTTCATCTTAAAAAGGGACAACTCCAGCACAGACAGAGACGACAGTGTG ATGCGCATGAAGCTGAAGGAGGACAGGAGGAGCAAGTCCATCGAGGAGCGAGAGGAGGAGTATCAGAGAGCCAGAGAGAGGATCTTCTCTGAT GGTTTAGACACCTTCCCGCTGGATAAAAG GATTCAGGAGGACGAGGTGTGTAACAGCATCCAGCAGAGACGGCAGATCTTCAG GCTGAAGGACAGTCGGTCAGGGAACAGCCTCCAGAGCAGCTCGGAGAACGATGGTCAGTGTTCAGAGCCGCGGCCGTGGAGCAGCACTGATTCAGACAGCTCTAACCTCAGCCTGAAGCCCAGCGTGACCAAAGCCAGCAGCTTCAGCAGCTTCAGCGGCGTCCCGGTCCTGAGCCGTGGAGACAGCTCCAGCAGCAGCAAGAGCACGGGACGCCTCTCCAACACCG GTTCGGACTCTTGTAGTAGTGTAGGATCGTCCACAGGGTCGCTCTCTCGACCCCAGCCTCCTCCAGCTGCCGCGGCTCTAAGGCAGCCTCCGGCCTTCTCCTCTGTCAGCGCTAGCAGCCGTGTCTCCTATGAGCCGCCAGCATCCACGGCTAGCGCTAGCTACTATCTGCTTCCGCTGGAAGCTGCAGGGATACCGGCCGGAAGTCTCCtggtcaacacacacacag GTCAGCCGTTCCTGAACCCTGACGGCAGTGCTGTCGTCTACAGTCCCAGCGTGACCTCACAGGCCTCCAGGTGTCAATCATCTGTAGCTCCGCCTCCAGCCGCTCAGCACACCAATCACGTCATGGCTCAG CCTCTCTGGTCTGTCCAGCCACCGCCACAGTCTTACCCACCGGTCCAGCCCTTCACTCTG GACAGTCTGAGCGCTCAGTTCGGTCACATGATGCTGGTCCAGCAGGCCTCGGGTGACGGCCGTGACGCTCATGCTGTCGTTTATCCACCTCCGCATCAGACGGGATACGTGATGTCCTCGCCAGCCGTGTCCACCGTcagccagcagcagcagcagcag CAGATGCCGGCGTGTTACTGTTCACCCGGACAGTTCCCGGTGTCTGGACAGCAGTATCGGCCCGTGGGTTCAGTGGTGTACAGCGGTCAGAGTCAGATGCCTCCTGCAGCCACGCAGCCGCCAG gGTACCAGACTGTGATGCCAAGCCAGCAGCAGAGCCACCAGAACATGATCCAGACCCAGACCCAGCACAGCAGTGTGGGGCATCAGCTGCAAGGCATGATGGTCCAGTATCCTCCAGCGCCAGCTTATCAG gcgtcTGTGCCTCAGCAGACGTATCAGCAGCCCGTCCAGGTGTATTACAGCATCCTTCCTCCCAACCAGCAGAACACcggcag ctcctCCGTGGGGCTCCTGTCTCCTCCAGGAGCGCAGCAGATGTCCTACCACCGCACCTCGCCCCCCTCCGGCTCGCAACACTGCTCAG gAGCTCCGCCCCCGGCCGCAGGCTCCATGGTGATGATGCACCTGGCGTTACCTCCGTCTCATCCAGcgctgcagtggaaacacaacaGATGCTACAGCTCCAGTCACTCTCGCTCACAGAAGCCCAGCGATGTCTGCGGTCTGGAGCCGTCACCA AGCAGTCCTCAGCTGGGAAGCTCGTCCTCACCGACtcagtctcacacacagacacacctcaGCAACGTAATGAACATCCGTCCCAGTCTCAACACTGTTCCCATCATGCCTCACTTCTCCAGATCCTTGGTGTCAGCACAAG GTGACCTGCGCTGCCCTCTGCTGGGACACACGCTTCAGATCCACCCCCCCTTACTTCAAGCCCCGCCCATGGTGTCCAGTCAG gctccGACGGGGGTCCGGCCCGTGGGTCGAGGCAGGAGGACTCCGAGGAGAGCGCTGTCTTCAGATCTCAGT TGA